In Mus musculus strain C57BL/6J chromosome 14, GRCm38.p6 C57BL/6J, the following are encoded in one genomic region:
- the Ttc5 gene encoding tetratricopeptide repeat protein 5 isoform c (isoform c is encoded by transcript variant 3) has product MSRLPTPASQEPSPTARTKSLCRTCPWCSASCRPTLEMNILATSWTASGRLSWPCRWMSLMAAPGEKVDRKASSNPDLHLNRATLHKYEESYGEALEGFSQAAALDPVWPEPQQREQQLLEFLSRLTSLLESKGKTKPKKLQSMLGSLRPAHLGPCGDGRYQSASGQKMTLELKPLSTLQPGVNSGTVVLGKVVFSLTTEEKVPFTFGLVDSDGPCYAVMVYNVVQSWGVLIGDSVAIPEPNLRHHQIRHKGKDYSFSSVRVETPLLLVVNGKPQNSSSQASATVASRPQCE; this is encoded by the exons TGCAAGAACAAAGTCTCTCTGCAGAACTTGTCCATGGTGCTCCGCCAGCTGCAGACCGACTCTGGAGATGAACATTCTCGCCACGTCATGGACAGCGTCCGGCAGGCTAAGTTGGCCGTGCAGATGGATGTCCTTGATGGCCGCTCCTGGT GAGAAGGTGGACAGGAAAGCATCTAGCAACCCTGACCTTCATCTCAACAGGGCGACG TTACATAAATATGAGGAGAGTTATGGGGAGGCCCTTGAGGGTTTCTCTCAGGCTGCAGCGCTGGACCCTGTGTGGCCAGAGCCCCAGCAACGAGAACAGCAACTCCTGGAATTCCTCAGTAGGCTAACCAGCCTCCTGGAGAGCAAG GGGAAGACAAAGCCCAAGAAGCTGCAGAGCATGCTGGGAAGCTTGCGCCCAGCTCATCTGGGCCCCTGTGGTGATGGGCGCTATCAGTCGGCCTCTGGGCAGAAGATGACCCTGGAGCTTAAGCCACTGAGCACCCTGCAGCCTGGTGTGAACAGTGGCACCGTGGTCCTGGGAAAGGTGGTGTTCAGCCTGACCACAGAGGAGAAAGTCCCCTT CACGTTTGGCTTGGTAGATTCGGATGGTCCCTGCTATGCAGTGATGGTGTATAATGTGGTGCAGAGCTGGGGAGTGCTCATCGGGGACTCTGTAGCTATTCCTGAGCCCAACCTTCGGCATCATCAAATCCGGCACAAGGGAAAG GACTATTCCTTCTCCAGCGTGCGTGTGGAAACGCCTCTTCTGCTGGTGGTGAATGGAAAGCCACAGAACTCCAGCAGTCAAGCCTCTGCCACAGTAGCTTCAAGGCCGCAGTGTGAATGA